The nucleotide sequence TTCCGTCCTCTGTCATGCGCAGAATTTCTTTAATTTCGTCTACCGACAAAGGCTCTGAGAAAATATTGCGCTCTGTATAAGGAATTTCATGTTCTTCCAACCATGCTTTAGCTTTACGACAAGAAGTACAGCTTGGTGATGTATATAACGTTACCATAAACCTTTCACTCCTTTATGTGTAAATGAGCATACTGCTATATAAGTAAGATGAATTGTATTTAGATTGAAATTACTTTAATTAAGTAATATCTATAAAGGATTATACTATAGAAAAGTAAGTAAGTATACACTTTTTAAATACAAATGTTTGACAAAACAGTTACAATTCCGTAAAGTGGCGGGAAAACTCCCTTTACACTTGCCAATTCCTGCGTTCTGCAGGTTTTGTCATTCGCAAGTGGACAGCAGGATTCTCAATTAATTCAGATTATCAAAAATGTCTTTTGAATCATCCCGGTCGTTTATCGACAGGACATCCTGAACATCCTGATATTTTTTCCCGTAGAATTCTTTGTCTTTGTAAGTATGAATAAGCAAATACGTCTTTTTCATCGCTTCATAGATCTTCTCTTCGCTTGCATCATCAGGTGACCAGTACAGAATTTCCATTGGATTGACTTCATTCGTTGCGAGGGATTTTCTTCTGTATCCAATCGCTTTTGCATGCTGAAAGCCTTCTCTCTGGTAAAATTTCAGCCGCTTGCCTGTATCAAGTACATCTTCATCCACAGGTTCCACCTCTAAAAGTATTGGTTTTCCGAGTTCTTTCAGTTTCGCAATCAGCTTATGGCCCAGTCCCTGGCCTCTTGCTGACTTGGCAACAAATAAGTAATCAATGAAGATAAAATCATCAAGCTCGGCATACATGAGAACGTGATGTTCCCCTTCATCTTTATGATAAATATCACCCCGCTCTTTCAGAAGAGTTTCCATATGTTCTTTTGATTTCATTTCCTCAACAGGAAAGTACTGATTAAGCTTCTCATACCAGTTCATTGACCCGCTCCTTGCTGTTCGTTAACGTTCGTTTCTCTCTAAATTAGATATACCCTCTTTCCTTAGTGTTAAACATGAGCTACTATAAAAATATAGTAAATAATGGGATGGTGATGGATTTGGCTGAATATGCAATAGATTTTCTGATTGTGGCAGCACTCGTTATCGGAATTACCGCCTTTATGGGAGTTATGGCAAATGGAATTGGAGAAACCATCTTTGCCGGAAAAAAGAAGAATGAAAACGTGGATCACACCCTGAAAACACAGGCCGGCTGGAGAAAAGTCGGCGGACGGAAGAAATAGGTTAAAGGCAAAGTGAGGTTAAAAGCGGATTAGAACACTTACTTAGTTTAATGGACGAAACAAAGTGCTGCTGTTAGAGGGGAACGGACAAGAGCCATCTC is from Bacillus sp. FSL H8-0547 and encodes:
- a CDS encoding GNAT family N-acetyltransferase — encoded protein: MNWYEKLNQYFPVEEMKSKEHMETLLKERGDIYHKDEGEHHVLMYAELDDFIFIDYLFVAKSARGQGLGHKLIAKLKELGKPILLEVEPVDEDVLDTGKRLKFYQREGFQHAKAIGYRRKSLATNEVNPMEILYWSPDDASEEKIYEAMKKTYLLIHTYKDKEFYGKKYQDVQDVLSINDRDDSKDIFDNLN